In Comamonas sp. lk, the following proteins share a genomic window:
- a CDS encoding Re/Si-specific NAD(P)(+) transhydrogenase subunit alpha — MSTNPSQTSSGAGTQRIGVPRETFPLEKRVATVPDVVEKLIKLGFSVSVQAGAGDAANCSDEAYRAAGAEVLPDAAAIWASCDIIFKVRPPTQEEVAQMREGQVLIDFIWPAQNPELMQQLAAKKVTVLAIDSLPRTLSRAQKMDALTSMAGVSGYRAVIEAANAFGRYFNGQITAAGKVQPAKVFIAGAGVAGLSAIGTAASLGAIVRANDTRAEVADQVTSLGGEFVKVDYEEEGSGGGGYAKVMSEGFQAAQRAMYAQQAKEVDIIITTALIPGKPAPKLITAEMVQSMKPGSVIVDMAAEQGGNCELTVPGEAVVRHDVTIVGYTDLASRLAKQSSTLYATNLLRLTEELCKAKDGVALVNMEDDAIRGLTVVKNGEITWPAPPLAQVAKPAAKPAEAPVVQKKSGHGHGASGPLPAKTLAIIFAVAALAFWFIGAYAPAAFLGHFTVFVLACFIGYMVVWNVTPALHTPLMSVTNAISSIIAIGALVQIAPPDGAAGGRPDELIRWLAFAAVVLTAVNMFGGFAVTRRMLAMFQK, encoded by the coding sequence ATGTCTACCAACCCAAGCCAAACGTCGTCCGGCGCTGGCACCCAGCGCATCGGCGTGCCAAGGGAAACCTTCCCGCTGGAAAAGCGCGTGGCCACCGTGCCCGATGTGGTGGAAAAGCTCATCAAGCTGGGCTTTAGCGTGTCGGTCCAAGCCGGTGCCGGCGACGCCGCCAACTGCAGCGACGAGGCCTACCGTGCAGCGGGTGCCGAAGTGCTGCCCGATGCGGCGGCCATCTGGGCCAGCTGCGACATCATCTTCAAGGTGCGTCCACCAACCCAAGAAGAAGTAGCGCAGATGCGCGAAGGCCAGGTGCTGATCGACTTCATCTGGCCGGCCCAGAACCCCGAGCTGATGCAGCAGCTGGCCGCCAAGAAGGTGACGGTGCTGGCCATTGACTCGCTGCCGCGCACGCTCTCGCGCGCCCAGAAGATGGATGCGCTGACCTCCATGGCCGGCGTCAGCGGCTACCGCGCCGTGATCGAGGCGGCCAATGCTTTCGGCCGCTATTTCAACGGCCAGATCACGGCCGCAGGCAAGGTGCAGCCAGCCAAGGTCTTCATTGCCGGTGCCGGTGTGGCCGGCCTGTCGGCCATCGGCACGGCAGCCAGCCTGGGTGCCATCGTGCGCGCCAACGATACGCGCGCCGAGGTGGCCGATCAGGTCACTTCGCTGGGCGGCGAGTTCGTCAAGGTCGATTACGAGGAAGAAGGCTCGGGCGGCGGCGGCTACGCCAAGGTCATGAGCGAAGGCTTTCAGGCCGCGCAGCGCGCTATGTACGCCCAGCAGGCCAAGGAGGTGGACATCATCATCACCACGGCCCTGATTCCCGGCAAGCCCGCGCCCAAGCTGATCACGGCCGAGATGGTGCAGAGCATGAAGCCCGGCAGCGTGATCGTGGACATGGCAGCCGAACAAGGCGGCAACTGCGAGCTGACCGTGCCCGGCGAGGCCGTGGTGCGCCATGACGTGACCATTGTGGGCTACACCGACCTGGCTTCGCGCCTGGCCAAGCAGTCCTCCACCTTGTACGCCACCAATCTGCTGCGCCTGACCGAAGAACTGTGCAAGGCCAAGGACGGCGTGGCCCTGGTGAACATGGAAGACGATGCGATTCGCGGTCTGACCGTGGTCAAGAACGGTGAAATCACCTGGCCGGCCCCGCCGCTGGCGCAGGTGGCCAAGCCGGCCGCCAAGCCTGCCGAAGCCCCCGTGGTGCAAAAGAAGAGCGGCCACGGTCATGGTGCCAGCGGACCGCTGCCGGCCAAGACGCTGGCCATCATCTTTGCCGTGGCGGCCCTGGCCTTCTGGTTTATTGGCGCTTACGCGCCTGCAGCCTTCCTGGGGCACTTCACGGTCTTCGTGCTGGCCTGCTTCATAGGCTATATGGTGGTGTGGAACGTGACGCCCGCCCTGCACACGCCGCTGATGAGCGTGACCAATGCCATCTCCAGCATCATCGCCATTGGCGCGCTGGTGCAGATTGCTCCGCCCGATGGAGCTGCCGGAGGCCGTCCTGATGAGCTGATCCGCTGGCTGGCGTTTGCCGCCGTGGTGCTGACGGCCGTCAACATGTTTGGCGGCTTTGCCGTCACGCGCCGCATGCTGGCCATGTTCCAGAAATAA
- the pntB gene encoding Re/Si-specific NAD(P)(+) transhydrogenase subunit beta, which produces MSQSLATVAYLGAAILFILSLGGLSNPETSRRGNLFGMIGMALAVLATVFGPRVGPNGMAWIVGALVVGGGIGLYAAKVVKMTQMPELVALMHSLVGLAACLVGFASYVDTSIELAGAEKAIHEVEIYVGILIGAVTFSGSLIAFGKLNGKIGGKPLLLPARHWLNLVALLVVIWFGREFLRAETVADGMLPLMVMTAIALLFGVHMVMAIGGADMPVVVSMLNSYSGWAAAATGFMLGNDLLIVTGALVGSSGAILSYIMCQAMNRNFISVIAGGFGSGAPAKKPADGAAAEPQGEVTPVSAAETAEMLRDAKSVIIVPGYGMAVAQAQHTVNEITKTLRDKGVNVRFAIHPVAGRMPGHMNVLLAEAKVPYDIVMEMDEVNDDFPEADVAMVIGANDIVNPAAQDDPTSPIAGMPVLEVWKGKTSIVMKRSMASGYAGVDNPLFYKENNRMLFGDAKKMLDEVLVALKS; this is translated from the coding sequence ATGTCCCAAAGTCTCGCAACGGTGGCCTATCTGGGTGCCGCCATTTTGTTCATTCTCAGTCTGGGTGGCTTGTCCAATCCTGAAACCTCGCGCCGTGGCAATCTGTTCGGCATGATTGGCATGGCGCTGGCCGTGCTGGCCACGGTGTTCGGTCCGCGTGTCGGTCCCAACGGCATGGCCTGGATCGTGGGCGCACTGGTCGTTGGCGGCGGTATCGGCCTGTATGCGGCCAAGGTCGTGAAGATGACCCAGATGCCCGAGCTGGTGGCCCTGATGCACAGCCTGGTGGGCCTGGCAGCCTGTCTGGTGGGCTTTGCCAGCTATGTCGATACCTCCATCGAACTGGCCGGCGCCGAAAAAGCCATTCACGAGGTGGAAATCTATGTCGGCATCCTGATTGGCGCCGTCACCTTCTCGGGCTCGCTGATTGCCTTTGGCAAGCTCAACGGCAAGATCGGCGGCAAGCCGCTGCTGCTGCCGGCACGCCATTGGCTCAATCTGGTGGCCTTGCTGGTGGTGATCTGGTTTGGTCGCGAGTTCCTGCGTGCTGAAACCGTGGCCGACGGCATGCTGCCGCTGATGGTGATGACGGCGATTGCCCTGCTGTTTGGCGTGCACATGGTGATGGCCATTGGCGGTGCCGACATGCCGGTGGTGGTCTCCATGCTCAACAGCTACTCGGGCTGGGCCGCTGCGGCCACGGGCTTCATGCTGGGCAACGATTTGCTGATCGTGACCGGAGCCCTGGTGGGTTCTTCGGGTGCGATTCTGAGCTACATCATGTGCCAGGCCATGAACCGCAACTTCATCAGCGTGATTGCCGGTGGTTTTGGTTCGGGCGCACCGGCCAAGAAGCCTGCGGACGGCGCTGCCGCCGAGCCCCAAGGCGAAGTGACGCCGGTCAGCGCCGCCGAGACGGCCGAGATGCTGCGCGACGCCAAGAGCGTCATCATCGTGCCCGGCTATGGCATGGCGGTGGCCCAGGCCCAGCACACGGTCAACGAAATCACCAAGACCTTGCGCGACAAGGGCGTGAACGTGCGTTTTGCCATCCACCCGGTGGCGGGTCGCATGCCCGGCCACATGAACGTGTTGCTGGCCGAGGCCAAAGTGCCTTACGACATCGTGATGGAGATGGACGAGGTCAACGATGACTTCCCCGAAGCCGATGTGGCCATGGTCATCGGTGCCAACGACATCGTGAACCCTGCGGCCCAGGACGACCCGACCAGCCCCATCGCCGGCATGCCGGTGCTGGAGGTGTGGAAGGGCAAGACCTCCATCGTGATGAAGCGCTCCATGGCCTCGGGCTATGCCGGTGTGGACAATCCGCTGTTCTACAAGGAAAACAACCGCATGCTGTTTGGCGATGCCAAGAAGATGCTCGATGAGGTGCTGGTGGCACTGAAGAGCTGA
- a CDS encoding sigma-70 family RNA polymerase sigma factor, with the protein MSDHPPASHPLVQAFYAAHHGWLQGWLRKKLGNAFDAADLAQDTFVRLLGSAELERVQEPRAYLTTVARNLLINHVRRRAIEQAYLDALALMPEPVAPPPEVRLMLLETLVEIDRRLSGLPVQAKQAFLLAQLEGLGQAAIAAELGISVSTVKRHLTKAAMCCFFPQ; encoded by the coding sequence ATGTCCGACCATCCACCCGCCAGCCACCCGCTAGTCCAGGCCTTTTATGCCGCTCACCATGGTTGGCTGCAGGGCTGGCTGCGCAAAAAACTGGGCAATGCCTTTGATGCGGCGGATCTGGCGCAGGACACGTTTGTGCGCTTGCTGGGTTCGGCTGAACTCGAGCGGGTGCAAGAGCCGCGCGCCTACCTGACCACCGTGGCGCGCAATCTGCTGATCAACCATGTGCGCCGCCGCGCCATCGAGCAGGCCTACCTCGATGCGCTGGCCCTGATGCCCGAGCCCGTGGCACCGCCACCCGAGGTCAGGCTGATGCTGCTGGAGACCTTGGTCGAGATCGATAGGCGGCTCAGCGGCCTGCCGGTGCAGGCCAAGCAGGCCTTTCTGCTGGCACAGCTAGAAGGGCTGGGCCAGGCCGCCATTGCAGCGGAGCTGGGCATTTCGGTATCGACGGTCAAGCGCCATCTGACCAAGGCGGCGATGTGCTGCTTTTTTCCGCAATAG